From a single Micromonospora pallida genomic region:
- a CDS encoding exonuclease SbcCD subunit D: MKILHTSDWHVGKVLKGQSRAEEHKQVLAQVIEIARQERPDLVIVAGDLYDTGSPTPEATRLVTRALTALRRTGADVVAVGGNHDNGPALDALRPWAEAAGIVLRGSVRDTNPADLVIDGTTRDGERWQLAALPFLSHRYAVRAVEMYELTAAEATQTYADHLGRVLTRLTEGFAEPDRVHLVTAHLTVVGASTGGGERDAHTVMGYAVPATVFPGNAHYVALGHLHRAQRVDGPCPVRYSGSPIAIDFGEQENVCSVTLVEVTARTAAQVREVPVSAAVPLRTVRGTLAELAEVEPPEGWLRVFVREQPRAGLREEVQELLPRALEIRIDPELVPAPGSARAAQRAGRSPQQLFADYLSGRGHDDDGVRELFDELFEEVDR, from the coding sequence GTGAAGATCCTGCACACCTCCGACTGGCACGTCGGCAAGGTCCTCAAGGGCCAGTCCCGCGCCGAGGAGCACAAGCAGGTCCTCGCCCAGGTCATCGAGATCGCCCGGCAGGAGCGGCCCGACCTGGTGATCGTCGCCGGTGACCTCTACGACACCGGCTCCCCCACCCCGGAGGCCACCCGGCTGGTCACCCGGGCGCTGACCGCGCTGCGCCGCACCGGCGCGGACGTGGTCGCCGTCGGGGGCAACCACGACAACGGCCCGGCCCTGGACGCGCTGCGCCCGTGGGCAGAGGCCGCCGGGATCGTCCTGCGCGGCAGCGTCCGGGACACCAACCCCGCCGACCTGGTGATCGACGGGACGACCCGGGACGGCGAGCGCTGGCAGCTCGCCGCGCTGCCGTTCCTCTCCCACCGGTACGCCGTCCGCGCGGTGGAGATGTACGAGCTGACCGCCGCCGAGGCCACCCAGACGTACGCCGACCACCTGGGGCGGGTGCTCACCCGGCTCACCGAGGGGTTCGCCGAACCGGACCGGGTGCACCTGGTCACCGCGCACCTGACCGTGGTCGGCGCGAGCACCGGCGGCGGGGAGCGGGACGCGCACACCGTCATGGGGTACGCCGTCCCCGCCACCGTCTTCCCGGGCAACGCCCACTACGTGGCGCTCGGGCACCTCCACCGGGCCCAGCGGGTCGACGGCCCCTGCCCGGTGCGGTACAGCGGCAGCCCGATCGCGATCGACTTCGGCGAGCAGGAGAACGTCTGCTCGGTGACGCTGGTCGAGGTGACCGCCCGGACGGCGGCGCAGGTCCGCGAGGTGCCGGTCTCCGCCGCGGTGCCGCTGCGCACCGTCCGGGGCACCCTGGCCGAGCTCGCCGAGGTGGAGCCGCCGGAGGGGTGGCTGCGGGTGTTCGTCCGGGAGCAGCCCCGCGCCGGGCTGCGCGAGGAGGTCCAGGAGCTGCTCCCCCGGGCGCTGGAGATCCGGATCGACCCGGAGCTGGTGCCCGCTCCCGGGAGTGCCCGGGCGGCCCAGCGGGCCGGCCGTTCCCCGCAGCAGCTCTTCGCCGACTACCTATCCGGACGCGGGCACGACGACGACGGGGTGCGGGAGCTGTTCGACGAGCTGTTCGAGGAGGTCGACCGCTGA
- a CDS encoding GNAT family N-acetyltransferase translates to MTLWRIRATVDDRPGYLSVLTASLALRGVNILAVQVHTTEAGAVDDFLVDAPDTLGEADLLAAVEKGRGRNCWIARSEARGLVDQPTRVLGLATRLVRDPDGIGTALRALLGAETVTWRPVPTASGGASGGGATSGGASGGGVTGVDGTRMHLADGTGGFFDLSRAAPDFTPAEYARAQALVELATTVARRAAEQVTLVLPDGTELGVRPAGPEDLTAVLRLHEQCSARSLHRRYLSGAGQPSPERLRRLLERGTALVAVEPDAAGSAESVVAMANLVGEGDQAEAALLVRDDRQRRGLGSALLRRLVVHADRAGYAALELHVHTGNAPMLRTLHRLGRPMSLDRDGSVVTATLPLAAGHRPVQV, encoded by the coding sequence GTGACCCTCTGGCGGATTCGGGCCACGGTGGACGACCGGCCGGGCTACCTGTCGGTGCTCACCGCCAGCCTCGCACTGCGCGGGGTGAACATCCTCGCCGTGCAGGTGCACACCACCGAAGCCGGCGCGGTGGACGACTTCCTGGTCGACGCGCCGGACACCCTCGGCGAGGCCGACCTGCTCGCCGCCGTCGAGAAGGGGCGGGGCCGCAACTGCTGGATCGCCCGCAGCGAGGCGCGTGGCCTGGTCGACCAGCCCACCCGGGTGCTCGGGCTAGCCACCCGGCTGGTGCGCGACCCGGACGGCATCGGTACGGCGCTGCGCGCCCTGCTCGGCGCGGAGACGGTGACCTGGCGTCCGGTGCCCACCGCCAGCGGCGGAGCGAGTGGCGGCGGGGCGACCAGCGGTGGGGCGAGTGGCGGTGGGGTGACCGGTGTCGACGGCACCCGGATGCACCTCGCCGACGGCACCGGCGGCTTCTTCGACCTGTCCCGCGCCGCACCGGACTTCACCCCGGCCGAGTACGCCCGGGCACAGGCGCTGGTCGAACTGGCGACCACCGTCGCGCGCCGGGCCGCCGAACAGGTCACCCTGGTCCTGCCCGACGGCACCGAGCTGGGGGTACGCCCCGCCGGGCCGGAGGACCTCACCGCCGTACTGCGGCTGCACGAACAGTGCTCGGCGCGGAGCCTGCACCGCCGCTACCTGAGCGGGGCGGGGCAGCCGTCACCGGAGCGGCTGCGGCGGCTGCTCGAGCGGGGGACGGCCCTGGTCGCCGTCGAGCCGGACGCCGCCGGTTCGGCGGAGTCGGTGGTCGCGATGGCGAACCTGGTCGGCGAGGGAGACCAGGCTGAGGCGGCGCTGCTGGTCAGGGACGACCGGCAGCGCCGTGGCCTCGGCAGCGCGCTGCTGCGCCGGTTGGTCGTCCACGCCGACCGGGCCGGGTACGCGGCGCTGGAGCTGCATGTCCACACCGGGAACGCCCCGATGCTGCGGACCCTGCACCGGCTCGGCCGCCCGATGAGCCTGGACCGGGACGGCTCGGTGGTCACCGCCACGCTTCCGCTCGCCGCCGGCCATCGTCCGGTCCAGGTGTAG
- a CDS encoding ATP-binding protein, whose protein sequence is MIDDSPVPAGDAFDGSGEEVGRVLGTADATPLQFWTAVSDGSYLQLDDVVVTRRELPDREPVTIAGVVTQVRARHEGAQFDSDVFAIADGTLPAQVQEAAEITTTRVDPELYVPPTPGAVVRRAEGDARARALHFDRMERRIPMGTGRDGVPVYLNADFLDGSRGAHVSISGISGVATKTSFATFLLYSVFRSGVLGGDAVNAKALIFNVKGEDLLFLDHPNTRLDDATRAAYAKLGLAAGAFPDVRVHAPPRVGDSSGTPDVSSRLTGVDSFYWTLSEFCADRLLPYVFADADDERQQYTMVVHAVTAHLARYAQPADGGVSIDGTRLGSYTDLVDHIVEQLNDDETRSDWTGSAVGIGTVNAFARRLIGSKKDLGRLIRGDLATRRPHSINTAESAQVTVVDLHNLPDRAQRFVVGVTLRGEFERKEKAGTAKPLLFVVLDELNKYAPREGSSPIKEVLLDIAERGRSLGVILVGAQQTASEVERRIVTNSAIRVVGRLDPAEASRPEYGFLPPVQRQRALLAKPGTMFVNQPDIPVPLCLEFPFPAWATRVSEAGHAPSETLRSITQSADPFAVVGSGGSDDDIPF, encoded by the coding sequence ATGATCGACGACAGCCCGGTGCCGGCCGGCGACGCCTTCGACGGCTCCGGCGAGGAGGTGGGCCGGGTGCTCGGCACCGCCGACGCCACCCCGCTCCAGTTCTGGACGGCGGTCTCCGACGGCAGCTACCTGCAACTGGACGACGTGGTGGTGACCCGGCGCGAGCTGCCCGACCGGGAGCCGGTGACGATCGCCGGGGTGGTCACCCAGGTCCGCGCCCGGCACGAGGGCGCCCAGTTCGACTCGGACGTCTTCGCCATCGCCGACGGCACCCTCCCCGCCCAGGTGCAGGAGGCCGCCGAGATCACCACCACCCGGGTCGACCCGGAGCTGTACGTCCCACCCACTCCCGGGGCGGTGGTCCGCCGCGCCGAGGGCGACGCCCGGGCCCGGGCGCTGCACTTCGACCGGATGGAACGGCGCATCCCGATGGGTACGGGCCGGGACGGGGTGCCGGTCTACCTGAACGCCGACTTCCTCGACGGCAGCCGGGGCGCGCACGTCTCCATCTCCGGCATCTCCGGGGTGGCCACCAAGACCAGCTTCGCCACCTTCCTGCTCTACTCGGTGTTCCGCTCCGGCGTGCTCGGCGGCGACGCGGTCAACGCCAAGGCGTTGATCTTCAACGTCAAGGGCGAGGACCTGCTCTTTCTCGACCACCCGAACACCCGGCTGGACGACGCCACCCGGGCGGCGTACGCGAAGCTCGGCCTGGCCGCCGGGGCCTTCCCGGACGTGCGGGTACACGCCCCGCCCCGGGTCGGCGACTCCTCCGGCACACCGGACGTCAGCAGCCGGCTCACCGGCGTGGACAGCTTCTACTGGACGCTGAGCGAGTTCTGCGCCGACCGGCTCCTGCCGTACGTCTTCGCCGACGCCGACGACGAACGCCAGCAGTACACGATGGTGGTGCACGCGGTCACCGCCCACCTGGCCCGGTACGCCCAGCCCGCCGACGGCGGGGTGAGCATCGACGGCACCCGGCTGGGCTCCTACACCGACCTGGTCGACCACATCGTCGAGCAGCTCAACGACGACGAGACCCGCAGCGACTGGACCGGCAGCGCGGTCGGCATCGGCACGGTCAACGCCTTCGCCCGACGGCTGATCGGCAGCAAGAAGGACCTGGGCCGGCTGATCCGGGGTGACCTCGCCACCCGCCGCCCGCACTCGATCAACACCGCGGAGAGCGCCCAGGTCACCGTGGTCGACCTGCACAACCTGCCGGACCGCGCGCAGCGGTTCGTCGTCGGGGTGACACTGCGCGGCGAGTTCGAACGCAAGGAGAAGGCCGGCACCGCCAAGCCGCTGCTCTTCGTCGTCCTCGACGAGCTGAACAAGTACGCCCCCCGGGAGGGCTCCTCGCCGATCAAGGAGGTGCTGCTGGACATCGCCGAGCGGGGCCGCTCGCTCGGGGTGATCCTGGTCGGGGCCCAGCAGACGGCGAGCGAGGTGGAGCGGCGGATCGTCACCAACTCGGCGATCCGGGTGGTCGGCCGGCTCGACCCGGCCGAGGCGTCCCGCCCGGAGTACGGCTTCCTCCCGCCGGTCCAGCGGCAGCGGGCGCTGCTGGCCAAACCGGGCACGATGTTCGTCAACCAACCGGACATCCCGGTGCCGCTCTGCCTGGAGTTCCCCTTCCCGGCCTGGGCCACCCGGGTCTCCGAGGCCGGCCACGCCCCGTCGGAGACGCTCCGGTCGATCACCCAGTCCGCCGACCCGTTCGCCGTGGTGGGCTCCGGCGGCTCCGACGACGACATCCCGTTCTAG
- a CDS encoding plasmid pRiA4b ORF-3 family protein, with amino-acid sequence MPRQIFQLRVSLAGVRPPVWRRVLVPGGYTLDRVHRVVQYAMGWQDCHLHCFEIDGTQYGVPDPDDGLPLRDELDTRLDVVVGKSSRFRYTYDFGDWWEHDLVVEDVLTADPDERYPTCLDGEGACPPEDVGGPSGHRVLLDALADPAHPEHDAMRDWLGRPFDPTTFDAGRASTLLRRLC; translated from the coding sequence ATGCCCCGTCAGATCTTCCAGTTACGGGTCTCCCTGGCCGGGGTCCGTCCGCCGGTCTGGCGGAGAGTGCTGGTCCCCGGCGGGTACACCCTGGACCGGGTGCACCGCGTGGTGCAGTACGCCATGGGGTGGCAGGACTGCCACCTGCACTGCTTCGAGATCGACGGGACGCAGTACGGCGTACCCGACCCGGACGACGGGCTGCCGTTGCGCGACGAGCTGGACACCCGGCTGGACGTGGTGGTGGGCAAGAGCAGCCGCTTCCGCTACACCTACGACTTCGGTGACTGGTGGGAGCACGACCTGGTGGTCGAGGACGTGCTGACCGCCGACCCGGACGAGCGCTACCCGACCTGCCTGGACGGGGAGGGGGCCTGCCCGCCGGAGGACGTCGGTGGCCCGTCCGGTCACCGGGTCCTGCTCGACGCCCTGGCTGATCCGGCCCATCCCGAGCACGACGCGATGCGCGACTGGCTGGGCCGTCCCTTCGACCCGACGACCTTCGACGCCGGCCGCGCCAGCACCCTGCTGCGCCGACTCTGCTGA
- a CDS encoding LacI family DNA-binding transcriptional regulator encodes MTIQRTRSLGRPTLDAVAARAGVGRGTVSRVVNGSPQVSPEARAAVQQAIAELGYVPNRAARALVTQRTDAVALVVSESGEQVFAEAFFTGIVRGVSTGLLGTPMQLWLALARSPLERERVEHHLTSQHVDGVLLLSRHDADPLPTLLAERGLPTVLGGRPARMPRPGAQPAHFVDVDDVGGARQAVEYLVGKGRRRIATIAGPQDTGAGRARLTGYREAVAASEGQVDPAMIAYGDLSEASGAAGMRQLLASRPDLDAVLVASDLMACGALRALREAGRRVPEDVAIIGYEDSPIARQSDPPLTTVAQPIEEMGRQMARLLVARIRGEALPAPHVLLPPHLIPRISA; translated from the coding sequence ATGACGATCCAGCGCACCCGTTCGCTCGGGCGTCCGACCCTCGACGCGGTGGCGGCCCGCGCCGGTGTCGGGCGTGGCACGGTCTCCCGCGTGGTCAACGGCTCGCCGCAGGTGAGCCCGGAGGCCCGGGCCGCGGTGCAGCAGGCCATCGCCGAGCTGGGGTACGTGCCGAACCGGGCCGCCCGTGCCCTGGTCACCCAGCGGACCGACGCGGTGGCCCTGGTGGTCTCGGAGTCCGGGGAACAGGTCTTCGCCGAGGCCTTCTTCACCGGCATCGTCCGGGGGGTCAGCACTGGGCTGCTGGGGACTCCGATGCAGCTCTGGCTCGCCCTGGCCCGGTCGCCGCTCGAGCGGGAGCGGGTCGAGCACCACCTCACCAGCCAGCACGTCGACGGCGTACTGCTGCTCTCCCGGCACGACGCGGACCCGCTGCCCACCCTGCTGGCCGAGCGCGGCCTGCCGACCGTGCTCGGCGGTCGGCCGGCGCGGATGCCGCGTCCCGGCGCGCAGCCGGCCCACTTCGTGGACGTGGACGACGTCGGCGGTGCCCGGCAGGCGGTGGAGTACCTGGTCGGCAAGGGGCGGCGACGGATCGCCACCATCGCCGGCCCGCAGGACACCGGCGCCGGCCGGGCCCGGTTGACCGGCTACCGGGAGGCCGTCGCGGCCAGCGAGGGCCAGGTCGACCCCGCGATGATCGCGTACGGGGACCTCAGCGAGGCCAGCGGCGCCGCCGGCATGCGCCAACTCCTGGCGTCCCGCCCCGACCTGGACGCCGTCCTCGTGGCCTCCGACCTGATGGCGTGCGGGGCGCTGCGTGCGCTGCGCGAAGCCGGCCGGCGGGTGCCCGAGGACGTGGCGATCATCGGGTACGAGGACTCGCCGATCGCCCGGCAGTCGGATCCACCGCTGACCACGGTCGCCCAGCCGATCGAGGAGATGGGCCGGCAGATGGCCCGGCTGCTGGTCGCCCGAATCCGGGGCGAGGCCCTCCCCGCCCCCCACGTCCTCCTACCTCCCCACCTGATCCCCCGCATCTCCGCCTGA
- a CDS encoding acyl-CoA dehydrogenase family protein produces MDFDFDARTTELRTALLRFLEEQVYPAEAVHAEQVAAAGDPWTRPPVLAELKAEARTRGLWNLFLPDPRHGAGLTNLQYAPLAELTGRSPHLAPEALNCAAPDTGNMELLAAFGTEEQQERWLRPLLAGEIRSAFCMTEPGVASSDATNIATRIVRDGDEYVVNGRKWWSSGAMDPRCELLIVMGKTNPDGERYKQQSMLLVPRDTPGVTVRRGMTVFGYTDAAHGGHAEIDFTDVRVPVANLVGVEGGGFGMAQARLGPGRIHHCMRLVGMAERALELMCRRVVDRVAFGRPLAEQGVVQEWIAEARVRIEQARLLVLKTAWLMDTVGNKGAHTEIQAIKIAAPAMAEWVIDKSIQAHGGAGVSQDTPLATLWAQARILRLADGPDEVHRASLARRELRPYTT; encoded by the coding sequence ATGGACTTCGACTTCGACGCCCGGACCACCGAACTGCGTACGGCGCTGCTGCGGTTCCTGGAGGAGCAGGTCTATCCGGCCGAGGCGGTACACGCCGAGCAGGTGGCCGCCGCCGGTGACCCGTGGACGCGTCCGCCGGTGCTGGCCGAACTGAAGGCCGAGGCCCGGACCCGGGGCCTGTGGAACCTCTTCCTCCCCGACCCGCGCCACGGCGCCGGCCTGACCAACCTCCAGTACGCTCCCCTCGCCGAACTGACCGGCCGCAGCCCGCACCTGGCCCCGGAGGCCCTCAACTGCGCCGCGCCGGACACCGGCAACATGGAGTTGCTCGCCGCGTTCGGCACCGAGGAGCAGCAGGAACGCTGGTTGCGTCCGCTGCTGGCCGGCGAGATCCGCTCGGCGTTCTGCATGACCGAGCCGGGGGTCGCCTCCTCCGACGCCACCAACATCGCCACCCGGATCGTCCGGGACGGCGACGAGTACGTCGTCAACGGGCGGAAGTGGTGGTCGTCCGGGGCGATGGACCCACGCTGCGAGCTGCTGATCGTGATGGGGAAGACCAACCCGGACGGTGAACGGTACAAGCAGCAGAGCATGCTCCTGGTGCCCCGGGACACGCCCGGTGTGACGGTCCGCCGGGGCATGACCGTGTTCGGGTACACCGACGCCGCGCACGGCGGGCACGCCGAGATCGACTTCACCGACGTCCGGGTGCCGGTGGCGAACCTGGTCGGCGTGGAGGGGGGCGGTTTCGGCATGGCCCAGGCCCGGCTCGGCCCGGGGCGTATCCACCACTGCATGCGGCTGGTCGGGATGGCCGAACGCGCGCTGGAGCTGATGTGCCGGCGGGTGGTCGACCGGGTGGCGTTCGGCCGGCCGCTGGCCGAGCAGGGCGTGGTCCAGGAGTGGATCGCCGAGGCACGGGTGCGGATCGAGCAGGCCCGGCTGCTGGTGCTCAAGACCGCCTGGCTGATGGACACCGTCGGCAACAAGGGCGCGCACACCGAGATCCAGGCCATCAAGATCGCGGCGCCGGCGATGGCGGAATGGGTGATCGACAAGTCCATCCAGGCGCACGGCGGCGCCGGGGTCAGCCAGGACACCCCACTGGCCACGCTCTGGGCGCAGGCCCGCATCCTCCGCCTCGCCGACGGTCCCGACGAGGTCCACCGCGCCTCCCTCGCCCGCCGCGAACTCCGCCCCTACACCACCTGA
- a CDS encoding phosphotransferase family protein: MTDPAVDAHGPGSGSASPAGTPPGGLDLDRLALHLATHRPDLAGAPLHARLIAGGKSNLTYLLTVGDRQVVLRRPPLGHVLATAHDMTREHRVISALAPTGVPVPTPLLLCADPAVIGAPFYLMERVDGVVYRSRTQTDRLTVGQRRELAMAMMDTLATLHSVPPAEVGLADFGRPDGYLARQVRRWAGQLEKSRSRPLPDIDELRDRLAATVPEGANAGRIVHGDYRLDNLLATVDPVAVRAVLDWEMATLGDPLADLGLLLTYWNVLGDSDLAAGNPVADGLGPRAGFPTGTELIERYAGRADIDVGPLHWHLALGCFKLAVICEGIHFRHTLGQTLGEGFDRIGELVAPLVAHGLAATGAHD; encoded by the coding sequence ATGACCGATCCGGCCGTCGATGCGCACGGGCCGGGGAGCGGCTCGGCGTCCCCCGCCGGGACGCCCCCAGGTGGGCTCGACCTGGACCGGCTCGCTCTCCACCTCGCCACCCACCGGCCCGACCTGGCCGGGGCTCCGCTGCACGCCCGGCTGATCGCCGGCGGCAAGTCGAACCTGACCTACCTGCTGACCGTCGGCGACCGGCAGGTGGTGCTCCGCCGGCCGCCGTTGGGTCACGTCCTGGCCACCGCGCACGACATGACCCGTGAGCACCGGGTGATCAGTGCGCTCGCCCCGACCGGGGTGCCGGTGCCGACGCCCCTGCTGCTCTGCGCCGACCCGGCGGTGATCGGCGCGCCGTTCTACCTGATGGAGCGGGTCGACGGGGTGGTCTACCGCAGCCGTACCCAGACCGACCGGCTCACCGTCGGGCAGCGGCGGGAGTTGGCCATGGCGATGATGGACACCCTCGCCACGCTGCACTCGGTGCCGCCGGCCGAGGTGGGGCTCGCCGACTTCGGTCGTCCGGACGGTTACCTCGCCCGTCAGGTACGCCGGTGGGCCGGCCAGCTCGAGAAGTCCCGCAGCCGGCCGCTGCCGGACATCGACGAGCTGCGCGACCGGCTCGCCGCGACCGTTCCGGAGGGGGCGAACGCCGGCCGGATCGTGCACGGCGACTACCGGCTGGACAACCTCCTCGCCACCGTCGACCCGGTCGCCGTCCGTGCGGTGCTCGACTGGGAGATGGCCACGCTCGGCGACCCGCTGGCCGACCTGGGCCTGCTGCTGACGTACTGGAACGTGCTGGGCGACTCGGACCTCGCCGCCGGCAACCCGGTGGCCGACGGGCTCGGCCCACGCGCCGGCTTCCCCACCGGCACCGAGCTGATCGAGCGGTACGCCGGCCGCGCCGACATCGACGTGGGCCCGCTGCACTGGCACCTGGCGCTGGGCTGCTTCAAGCTCGCCGTGATCTGCGAGGGGATCCACTTCCGGCACACCCTCGGGCAGACCCTCGGCGAGGGGTTCGACCGGATCGGCGAGCTGGTGGCCCCGCTGGTCGCACACGGCCTGGCCGCCACCGGCGCCCACGACTGA
- a CDS encoding amino acid-binding protein, giving the protein MLLRVRVTLPDRPGTLGQVARTLGVSGADIVQVVVLERLGGRAVDDFTVVWPGAGRLDRLMAGLTAIPGVRVDGVWQAIGSPTATGQDAELLAQVAANPADGLATLVDAVPGLLAADWAVAAAVPTDWASSGGGPTTVGYASWRTPEQPTLPEVTPLRPRAMTAPDGGHYAVAPFGRAGLVLVVARGAAEPFFPAAFHRTELDRLAQLVRASAVILGDRLDLAGAPATPAPGRRP; this is encoded by the coding sequence ATGCTGCTGAGAGTTCGGGTGACCCTGCCGGACCGACCCGGCACGCTCGGCCAGGTGGCCCGCACCCTGGGCGTCTCCGGCGCCGACATCGTCCAGGTGGTGGTGCTGGAACGGCTCGGTGGTCGCGCGGTCGACGACTTCACCGTCGTCTGGCCGGGCGCCGGCCGGCTGGACCGGCTGATGGCCGGTCTCACCGCGATCCCCGGTGTCCGGGTGGACGGGGTGTGGCAGGCGATCGGCTCGCCCACCGCCACCGGTCAGGACGCCGAGCTGCTCGCCCAGGTGGCGGCGAACCCGGCCGACGGGCTGGCCACCCTGGTCGACGCGGTGCCCGGTCTGCTGGCGGCGGACTGGGCGGTGGCCGCCGCCGTCCCCACCGACTGGGCCTCCTCCGGCGGTGGCCCGACCACCGTCGGGTACGCGAGCTGGCGTACCCCGGAGCAGCCGACCCTGCCGGAGGTGACCCCGCTGCGGCCCCGCGCGATGACCGCACCCGACGGCGGCCACTACGCGGTCGCGCCGTTCGGCCGGGCCGGGCTGGTGCTGGTGGTGGCCCGGGGCGCGGCGGAGCCGTTCTTCCCGGCCGCGTTCCACCGCACCGAGCTGGACCGGCTGGCCCAGTTGGTACGCGCCAGCGCGGTGATCCTGGGCGACCGGCTCGACCTGGCGGGCGCCCCGGCGACCCCGGCCCCCGGGCGGCGGCCGTGA
- a CDS encoding pyrimidine reductase family protein: MSVQIPIHRAWPGPATGPLDDAALTALYDRGDRPRLRVNFVTSIDGAVALDGYSAGLSGEPDKRVFGLLRMLCDALVVAAGTLRHEGYRAVRLDEARRDWRRAHGLAAYPTLVVVSGSLRLDPAQAAFADAPVRPVVLTTADAPAPAGLTEVADLVRCGTDRVDLAAGLAELRRRGLDHLLCEGGPRLFGALTAADLVDEVCLTVAPLLAGPGSGRITAGAASLPRDLPLRHVLATDDGVLMLRHARD, from the coding sequence ATGAGCGTCCAGATCCCGATCCACCGTGCCTGGCCGGGACCGGCCACCGGGCCGTTGGACGACGCGGCCCTCACCGCCCTCTACGATCGCGGCGACCGTCCCCGGCTCCGGGTCAACTTCGTGACCAGCATCGACGGCGCGGTCGCCCTGGACGGCTACTCGGCCGGCCTGTCCGGGGAGCCGGACAAAAGGGTGTTCGGACTGCTCCGGATGCTCTGCGACGCGCTCGTGGTGGCCGCCGGCACCCTGCGACACGAGGGCTACCGGGCGGTACGCCTCGACGAGGCCCGGCGGGACTGGCGGCGGGCGCACGGACTGGCCGCGTACCCGACGCTTGTGGTGGTCTCCGGCTCGCTCCGCCTCGACCCGGCGCAGGCCGCCTTCGCCGACGCCCCGGTCCGCCCGGTGGTGCTGACCACGGCCGACGCCCCGGCCCCCGCCGGCCTGACCGAGGTCGCCGACCTGGTCCGCTGCGGGACCGACCGGGTGGACCTGGCCGCCGGCCTGGCCGAACTGCGCCGGCGCGGCCTCGACCACCTGCTCTGCGAGGGCGGGCCACGGCTGTTCGGCGCGCTCACCGCCGCCGACCTGGTCGACGAGGTGTGCCTGACGGTCGCGCCGCTGCTCGCCGGCCCCGGGTCGGGCCGGATCACCGCCGGGGCGGCCAGCCTGCCGCGTGACCTGCCGCTGCGGCACGTGCTCGCCACCGACGACGGCGTGCTGATGCTGCGCCACGCCCGGGACTGA